Proteins encoded together in one Neobacillus sp. FSL H8-0543 window:
- a CDS encoding spore germination protein, whose amino-acid sequence MLKKKKKRKPDNLRQQQDPEKPENLPIHRDYKQNISRVKEEFGTSSDIVIREIKVRKHSGATLYVDGLADSQMISDFILENSMEREVGAEPFDFFQYMIEQTVAIGSIKTITNWNQVYDSILSGDTVIFLDGFNKAISCETKGWEKRAVSEPSTQLAIRGPKDSFTETIRTNTALIRRRIKSPNLWLESMKIGAVTQTDIGIMYIKGIANEEIVTEIKKRLKRIDTDGILESGYIEQLIEDQTWSTFPTIYHSERPDVVTSDLLEGKVAILVDGTPFVLTAPAVFIQFFHAPDDYYSRFDISTSIRLLRILAFFISIVGPAAYIAVTTFHQEMIPTTMAIAIASQRENVPFPAFVEALVMEVTFEILREAGLRLPRAVGQAVSIVGALVIGQAAVQAGFVSPVMVIVVSITAIANFSTPTFAMAIAARLIRFIFMGLATFTGIYGIMLGLMFMTLHLCALRSFGIPYMSPIAPLNLKNQQDIFIRFPIWAMKNRPPMTAKDNLIRQGQNQKPDPPKESIYHNQSPTKGDQ is encoded by the coding sequence ATGTTAAAGAAGAAAAAGAAGAGAAAGCCGGATAATCTTCGTCAACAACAAGATCCTGAAAAACCCGAAAACTTGCCGATACACAGGGATTACAAACAAAACATATCAAGAGTTAAGGAAGAGTTTGGCACCAGTTCGGATATTGTTATTAGGGAGATTAAAGTTAGAAAGCATTCAGGTGCAACTCTTTATGTCGATGGATTAGCGGACAGTCAAATGATCAGTGACTTCATTTTAGAAAATTCAATGGAAAGGGAAGTCGGAGCTGAACCGTTTGACTTCTTTCAGTACATGATCGAACAAACCGTTGCCATTGGAAGTATTAAAACAATAACTAATTGGAATCAAGTATATGATTCAATACTATCGGGAGATACGGTTATCTTTTTAGATGGTTTTAATAAAGCAATAAGCTGTGAGACAAAGGGTTGGGAAAAACGTGCTGTTAGTGAACCCTCGACGCAATTAGCCATACGGGGTCCAAAGGATTCATTTACAGAAACGATCCGGACAAATACTGCTTTAATCCGAAGAAGAATAAAAAGTCCGAATCTTTGGCTGGAGTCTATGAAAATTGGTGCGGTAACTCAAACAGATATAGGTATTATGTATATTAAAGGAATCGCAAATGAAGAAATCGTAACAGAAATAAAAAAAAGATTAAAGCGGATAGATACAGATGGAATCCTTGAATCAGGTTATATAGAGCAATTAATTGAAGATCAAACGTGGTCAACCTTTCCCACAATCTATCATTCAGAAAGGCCAGATGTTGTAACGTCTGATCTCCTAGAGGGCAAAGTGGCCATTTTAGTGGATGGAACCCCATTTGTCCTCACAGCGCCTGCAGTGTTTATCCAGTTTTTCCATGCACCTGATGATTACTATTCCCGCTTTGATATTTCTACAAGTATTCGTTTATTAAGGATATTAGCCTTTTTCATTTCGATTGTTGGACCAGCCGCTTATATTGCTGTTACAACCTTTCATCAAGAGATGATTCCAACAACCATGGCAATTGCCATTGCATCTCAACGGGAAAATGTACCCTTCCCAGCCTTTGTTGAAGCATTAGTTATGGAGGTTACCTTTGAGATATTAAGGGAAGCTGGATTAAGACTGCCGCGTGCAGTTGGCCAGGCTGTTTCAATCGTTGGAGCCCTCGTTATTGGCCAAGCTGCAGTTCAGGCGGGCTTCGTTTCTCCAGTTATGGTAATCGTCGTATCAATCACAGCGATTGCAAACTTTTCCACGCCAACCTTTGCGATGGCGATTGCTGCAAGGTTAATACGCTTTATTTTCATGGGGTTGGCAACTTTTACAGGCATTTATGGAATTATGTTAGGATTAATGTTTATGACGCTGCATTTGTGCGCATTAAGATCATTTGGAATTCCCTACATGTCTCCAATAGCACCATTAAATTTGAAAAACCAACAAGATATATTTATTCGCTTTCCGATTTGGGCAATGAAAAATAGACCACCAATGACTGCTAAAGATAATCTCATAAGACAAGGTCAGAATCAAAAGCCAGACCCGCCTAAAGAATCGATTTATCACAACCAGAGTCCAACAAAAGGTGATCAATGA
- a CDS encoding phage holin, with protein sequence MINWKVRFKNRNWVIAFISQLMIVTQMLLAGLNTMGLIEFQLSDAIQQSILTFVNALFILLSMMGLVQDPTTKGMRDSERALTYKDPN encoded by the coding sequence ATGATTAACTGGAAAGTACGCTTTAAAAACCGCAATTGGGTAATTGCGTTTATATCACAGCTAATGATTGTCACACAAATGCTTTTGGCAGGATTAAATACGATGGGATTAATTGAATTTCAACTTTCAGATGCCATTCAACAATCCATTTTAACGTTTGTTAATGCCTTGTTTATTTTACTTTCGATGATGGGTCTCGTGCAGGATCCAACAACTAAAGGTATGCGTGACAGTGAAAGGGCATTAACCTACAAAGATCCAAATTAA
- a CDS encoding DUF4430 domain-containing protein — translation MQRIVKSIVLLFVLLLTFSLIGCGTAEENANAGKEEEKTSEIVKKEEPLEVDSEDKKGGQEETTDSTIPSTPEKDSEQVAEQEKSPNSESLNTSPVEKSSSSTPKKPAATPSTPPETGKTPSTPPVTKPVDPPSTKPENPKPAATVTFSIVGPNDVGTILSGSKIGIKDGDTAFDVLKNATKQHGIQIETRGSGATAYVEGIDNYYEFDYGAKSGWVFELNGVSISKSIGTINVKDGDRIECYYTE, via the coding sequence ATGCAAAGAATAGTTAAATCAATTGTCTTACTTTTTGTACTGCTGTTAACTTTTAGTTTAATTGGCTGTGGTACAGCCGAAGAGAACGCTAATGCAGGAAAAGAAGAAGAGAAGACAAGTGAAATAGTAAAAAAAGAAGAGCCTCTGGAAGTTGACAGCGAGGATAAAAAGGGTGGACAGGAGGAGACTACAGATTCTACTATTCCTTCAACACCAGAAAAAGATAGTGAACAAGTAGCGGAACAAGAAAAATCTCCGAATAGTGAAAGTTTAAACACTTCACCGGTAGAAAAAAGTTCCAGCAGTACACCCAAAAAACCTGCGGCCACACCAAGTACACCGCCGGAAACAGGCAAAACACCGAGTACTCCACCAGTTACAAAGCCAGTTGATCCGCCAAGTACAAAACCAGAGAACCCTAAGCCTGCAGCGACTGTTACTTTTTCGATTGTAGGACCAAACGATGTAGGAACTATTTTGTCAGGGTCAAAGATAGGCATTAAAGATGGCGATACGGCTTTCGATGTTTTAAAAAACGCTACTAAACAACATGGTATCCAAATTGAAACGCGTGGAAGCGGGGCTACAGCATACGTCGAAGGAATCGATAATTATTATGAGTTTGATTATGGTGCCAAGAGTGGCTGGGTTTTCGAATTGAATGGTGTAAGTATTTCAAAAAGTATTGGGACGATTAACGTCAAAGATGGTGATCGGATTGAATGCTACTATACCGAATAA
- a CDS encoding ECF transporter S component — protein sequence MRASKVLVTVSLIMLAIGFLVVTLLWDDHYLLLSFGLITVSMLFFLFRFEKRKIEPRELVLLAVLASIAAVGRIPFASIPSVQPTTFVIMLSGFVFGAESGLVIGSVAALASNMILGQGPWTPWQMLAWGLVGLTAGLLRKTKLMKSVWGKVLFGIIWGFLFGWITNIWGLLSLSQSGTPLNAETVWLYFAASALFDSMHSVSNVFFLLLFGNIWIKTLTRFKKKYGLLE from the coding sequence ATGCGAGCCAGTAAAGTCTTAGTAACGGTTAGCCTGATTATGTTAGCAATAGGGTTTCTCGTGGTAACTTTATTGTGGGACGATCATTATTTATTGTTAAGCTTTGGGCTGATTACGGTTTCGATGCTGTTTTTTTTGTTTCGTTTTGAAAAAAGAAAAATCGAACCGCGGGAATTGGTTCTGCTTGCCGTTCTTGCGTCCATTGCAGCGGTCGGCAGGATTCCGTTTGCTAGTATTCCTAGTGTCCAGCCAACAACCTTTGTGATTATGCTGTCTGGTTTTGTTTTTGGTGCAGAAAGCGGATTGGTTATTGGGAGCGTTGCTGCGCTGGCATCAAATATGATCCTTGGTCAAGGGCCGTGGACGCCATGGCAAATGCTTGCTTGGGGGTTAGTTGGGTTGACCGCAGGATTGCTTAGAAAAACAAAGCTAATGAAATCGGTCTGGGGAAAAGTTCTTTTTGGTATCATCTGGGGCTTTTTATTTGGCTGGATTACAAATATCTGGGGGTTATTATCTTTATCTCAATCGGGAACTCCGTTAAACGCTGAGACGGTATGGCTTTACTTTGCGGCAAGTGCGCTATTCGACTCCATGCACTCCGTTTCCAATGTGTTCTTCCTCTTGTTATTCGGGAACATTTGGATAAAAACTTTAACAAGATTCAAAAAAAAATATGGTTTGCTAGAATGA
- a CDS encoding nuclease-related domain-containing protein has product MELIILRRLNNRMELTSEDKQMYLYLEKGYEGEVKFDLLTDQLQSDVLILRDLLLEVNHTLFQIDTLIISADILYPCEVKNYEGDYYYESGRLYTKSGSEIKDPLLQLERCESLLRQFLQKTGNTFPLESNVIYVNSEFTLYQAPLNKPIIFPTQLNAFMKKLDKSPPKLTARHKKLADTLLSAHICESPYTRLPKYEYSKQRKGINCEKCSSFSISVGDRTIVCDTCGCTETIESAVLRSVGELKLLFPDKKITTNIVHEWCQVVGSKKMIRRILKKNFKAIGRVKYCYYE; this is encoded by the coding sequence ATGGAATTGATCATTTTAAGGCGTTTAAACAACCGAATGGAATTAACATCAGAAGATAAACAGATGTATTTATACCTTGAGAAGGGCTATGAAGGGGAAGTTAAGTTTGATCTTTTGACGGATCAACTTCAGAGTGATGTGTTAATTTTAAGAGACTTGTTACTTGAGGTTAATCATACCTTGTTTCAAATCGACACTTTAATCATCTCAGCTGATATCCTTTATCCTTGTGAAGTTAAAAATTATGAAGGGGACTATTACTATGAATCTGGCAGGCTCTACACGAAATCAGGAAGTGAAATAAAAGACCCGCTGCTGCAGTTAGAACGATGTGAATCTCTGCTCCGCCAATTTCTTCAAAAAACAGGAAACACTTTCCCACTTGAATCAAACGTTATTTATGTCAACTCCGAGTTTACTCTCTATCAAGCACCCTTAAATAAGCCAATTATTTTTCCAACACAGCTTAACGCTTTTATGAAAAAACTGGATAAGAGTCCTCCTAAATTAACTGCCCGCCACAAAAAGCTCGCTGACACTTTATTATCAGCGCATATTTGTGAATCCCCTTATACCCGGTTACCAAAGTATGAATATAGCAAGCAGCGCAAGGGGATTAATTGTGAAAAATGTAGCTCTTTTTCGATATCTGTGGGGGATAGGACAATAGTTTGCGACACTTGTGGTTGCACTGAAACTATAGAATCAGCCGTGTTGCGGAGTGTGGGAGAACTGAAGCTACTTTTTCCAGATAAAAAGATTACTACTAATATTGTCCATGAGTGGTGTCAGGTGGTGGGATCGAAAAAGATGATTAGAAGGATACTGAAGAAAAATTTTAAAGCGATTGGGCGAGTAAAATATTGCTATTATGAATGA
- a CDS encoding energy-coupling factor transporter transmembrane component T gives MENRFERYHPLVAFLFYAGALALIILMLHPIFLIIGFLVILAINYVHDRLAGIRSWLFLFISMGLLIMIINPLFNERGRHVLFELGQHRVTLEAVTYGGMNAISIIGIIALFVSYNVIMTPNKLLYLFSKFLPQFAILLMLTLRFIPLMKRRLDEISVIQQSKGISVSTGKWKTRAQTGMLYIQTLLTYSLEEAIQTADSMKARGYGQGKRSSYDFFRFRGIDAIAIFYLLVIFAGTLYGRFSGFGYLTIYPLMESWQLSLLDASTLIFYLLFLSFPLFVEVGAMLRWRLSN, from the coding sequence ATGGAAAATCGTTTTGAGCGATATCATCCGTTAGTAGCTTTTCTATTTTATGCCGGCGCCTTGGCACTAATTATTCTAATGCTTCATCCCATCTTCTTAATTATTGGATTTCTCGTTATTTTGGCTATCAACTATGTTCATGACCGTCTAGCAGGTATTCGGAGTTGGTTATTTTTATTTATTTCAATGGGCCTATTAATCATGATTATCAATCCTCTTTTTAACGAAAGGGGAAGGCATGTATTGTTTGAGTTGGGGCAACACAGGGTGACATTAGAAGCAGTTACTTATGGTGGGATGAATGCCATATCAATCATTGGTATCATTGCCTTATTTGTCTCTTACAATGTGATTATGACACCGAATAAACTATTATATTTGTTTTCCAAATTCCTGCCGCAATTTGCTATTCTTCTGATGCTTACATTGCGTTTTATTCCGTTAATGAAGAGGAGATTAGACGAGATTTCCGTGATTCAGCAAAGTAAAGGGATATCCGTGAGTACTGGAAAATGGAAGACTAGAGCCCAAACAGGGATGCTTTATATACAAACTCTGCTGACTTATTCCTTAGAGGAAGCAATTCAAACCGCAGACTCAATGAAGGCACGAGGATATGGTCAAGGTAAACGTTCTTCATATGACTTTTTTCGTTTTCGAGGAATCGATGCGATAGCGATCTTTTATCTGCTGGTTATTTTTGCTGGCACTTTATATGGACGATTCTCTGGCTTCGGTTATTTAACCATATATCCATTGATGGAATCATGGCAGTTGTCCTTATTGGATGCTAGCACTCTGATTTTTTACCTGTTATTTTTAAGCTTCCCATTATTCGTTGAAGTAGGTGCAATGCTAAGGTGGCGGTTATCGAATTAA
- a CDS encoding Ger(x)C family spore germination protein, which yields MMKKEFIVLFLFSTLLLSGCWNQKEMTDMAFVMAIGIDEGTDDNRYDVTFQIVIPGNVSSGQDGGAKGLPILVFKAPGNTITEAAREVTKSVSRQLYYAHTNLLVINDVVAKEGVYNLLDGFDRDPEFRTTTQVLISRKTKAEDILTTLSNIDKLPVERITKLLKGTESMLGENIEVSIDDFISGIVSSGKEPVVSGFKIKGHSEKGSSASNLESTKPSASVVADGLAIFKDGKLSGWLDQDKARGAVWVMNKAKSTVINIDWKEKKDAITIIPIRTKTGVTATIKNGKPVIRVDIKEEGNLSEANTALDVMDPKTIENMEKKTAAKIKNQVENAIKAAQKQKSDIFGFGEKVHRADPKLWKRIEHQWDEEFAELQVEVKVDSYYRRSGVRTNPFWSDLDK from the coding sequence ATGATGAAGAAAGAATTTATTGTCTTGTTTCTTTTTTCCACTCTCCTACTTAGTGGATGCTGGAATCAAAAGGAAATGACGGATATGGCGTTTGTCATGGCAATTGGGATTGACGAGGGAACGGATGATAATAGGTATGATGTTACCTTTCAAATTGTTATCCCTGGAAATGTATCTTCAGGACAAGATGGAGGAGCTAAAGGGTTACCAATTCTTGTTTTCAAAGCACCAGGAAACACAATAACAGAGGCTGCTAGGGAAGTGACAAAATCTGTTTCACGCCAGCTTTATTATGCACATACGAACTTACTTGTGATCAATGATGTAGTGGCAAAAGAAGGGGTATACAACCTATTAGATGGATTTGATCGTGACCCGGAATTTAGAACTACCACACAGGTATTGATTTCTAGAAAAACAAAGGCAGAAGACATATTAACCACTTTATCAAATATTGATAAGCTACCAGTTGAAAGAATAACGAAACTACTTAAAGGAACAGAATCAATGTTGGGTGAAAATATTGAAGTTTCGATTGATGATTTTATAAGTGGAATTGTTAGCAGCGGCAAAGAACCTGTTGTTAGCGGCTTTAAAATTAAAGGGCATTCAGAAAAGGGGAGTTCAGCCTCAAACTTAGAATCAACTAAACCTTCTGCTTCTGTTGTTGCTGATGGACTGGCTATCTTTAAGGACGGGAAATTATCTGGATGGCTAGATCAGGACAAGGCACGAGGAGCGGTTTGGGTTATGAATAAAGCGAAAAGTACAGTTATTAATATCGATTGGAAGGAGAAGAAAGATGCGATTACCATCATTCCCATTCGCACCAAAACAGGGGTTACAGCAACAATTAAAAATGGGAAGCCTGTTATTCGTGTGGATATAAAAGAGGAAGGAAATCTTAGTGAAGCTAATACGGCATTGGATGTAATGGATCCTAAAACCATTGAGAATATGGAGAAAAAAACAGCAGCGAAAATAAAAAATCAAGTTGAAAACGCAATTAAAGCTGCGCAAAAACAAAAAAGCGATATCTTTGGATTTGGAGAAAAAGTTCACAGGGCAGACCCAAAGCTTTGGAAGCGTATAGAACACCAATGGGACGAGGAATTTGCAGAACTTCAAGTAGAGGTCAAGGTTGACTCCTATTACCGTCGTTCGGGTGTTCGTACTAATCCATTTTGGTCAGATTTAGATAAATAA
- a CDS encoding PBP1A family penicillin-binding protein, whose amino-acid sequence MEKLKQFWELFIRFWKKKHLTQIFLLIILVVILTTIVYFGWLASRANVESLKKGLEQSTVIYDKNESVASNIATNRTKGIKIEEIPNYIPDAVVAIEDERFYDHGGFDIKGITRAFFSNIFAGRITGGGSTLTQQLAKNALLSPEQTYKRKAEELFLAVKIEKVYKKDEILQMYLNQVYFGSGAWGIGNASKRYFNKPINEITISEAALLAGLLQSPNYLDPYKNYDLAMDRRNVVLSKMNELKMITAEQYDVAKKEKIELQKGSGSEIKREYPYYVDAVLNEAISKYGLTQEEILTRGYRIYTALDQNLQKGLEKVYSNPSLFPAGKGDKLVQSGSVLMDPETGGVLALVGGRGEHVFRGFNRATQLKAQPGSTMKPLAVYTPALEEGYDYSSELVDEPTAFGNYKPENFLKTYQGKVSMAKAIEESLNIPAVWLLNEIGLEKGLDSVRRFGIPVEKEDKNLAIALGGMSRGISPLQLANAYTTFPNGGIRNDSHLIQKIVGPTGNIIAERKAKSTKVTTRTVANEMTAMLLNVVETGTGKNANIPGVQIAAKTGTTQLPFEDINGTKDQWMVGYTPNLVGAVWIGFDKIDREHYLPSSSTRNIVPLFKEMMKESIPHLPKESFNVVSTNDQIAGNGDAQTRKEMKEQAEKISKELSENAEKIGETIKEKAPVWKEGLDKVLYSIGKTVNSIVEKVKGLGE is encoded by the coding sequence ATGGAAAAGTTAAAACAATTTTGGGAACTGTTTATTCGCTTTTGGAAAAAGAAACATCTGACACAAATTTTCTTGTTAATCATTCTTGTTGTCATTCTTACGACCATTGTCTATTTTGGATGGCTGGCATCACGAGCAAATGTCGAGTCATTGAAGAAAGGCCTAGAACAGTCAACAGTCATTTATGATAAAAACGAATCGGTTGCTAGCAATATTGCAACGAATCGGACAAAAGGTATAAAAATAGAGGAAATTCCTAATTATATCCCGGATGCAGTGGTTGCAATCGAAGATGAACGGTTTTATGATCATGGCGGCTTTGATATAAAAGGAATCACAAGGGCATTTTTTAGCAACATATTTGCAGGAAGGATTACCGGCGGCGGAAGTACGCTAACACAGCAGCTCGCCAAGAATGCACTTCTGTCTCCTGAACAAACCTATAAGCGGAAAGCCGAAGAGTTATTCTTAGCTGTAAAGATTGAAAAGGTTTATAAAAAAGATGAAATTCTACAAATGTACTTAAATCAGGTTTATTTTGGCAGTGGTGCATGGGGAATTGGTAATGCATCAAAAAGATATTTTAATAAACCAATCAATGAAATTACTATCAGTGAGGCAGCATTGCTAGCGGGTCTTTTACAGTCGCCAAATTACCTGGATCCATATAAAAACTACGATTTGGCGATGGATCGAAGAAATGTCGTCTTGAGTAAGATGAACGAACTCAAGATGATAACAGCTGAACAATATGATGTGGCGAAAAAGGAAAAAATTGAATTACAAAAAGGAAGCGGCAGTGAAATCAAACGAGAATATCCGTATTATGTCGATGCCGTATTAAATGAAGCTATTTCTAAATATGGATTAACACAGGAAGAAATTTTAACTAGAGGATATAGAATCTATACAGCATTGGATCAAAATCTGCAAAAAGGGCTAGAAAAAGTATATAGTAATCCTTCTTTATTCCCTGCAGGAAAGGGAGACAAGCTTGTACAAAGCGGCTCTGTACTTATGGACCCTGAAACGGGTGGAGTGCTTGCACTTGTTGGCGGTCGGGGTGAACACGTCTTCCGAGGTTTTAACCGTGCCACTCAACTTAAAGCACAGCCCGGGTCAACGATGAAGCCACTTGCTGTTTACACACCAGCACTTGAAGAAGGATATGACTATTCTTCCGAGCTTGTGGATGAGCCAACGGCCTTTGGAAATTACAAACCTGAGAATTTCTTAAAAACCTATCAAGGTAAGGTTTCGATGGCTAAAGCCATTGAGGAATCATTGAATATCCCAGCGGTTTGGCTGCTAAATGAAATCGGTCTGGAAAAGGGATTAGATTCAGTAAGACGATTCGGTATTCCAGTGGAAAAAGAGGATAAGAACTTAGCGATTGCATTAGGTGGAATGAGTAGAGGTATTTCCCCATTGCAATTAGCCAATGCCTATACCACTTTTCCGAATGGTGGAATACGGAATGACAGCCACTTGATTCAAAAAATTGTCGGACCCACTGGAAATATCATCGCGGAACGGAAAGCAAAATCAACAAAGGTTACAACAAGGACCGTTGCGAATGAAATGACTGCGATGCTGCTAAATGTTGTCGAGACAGGAACAGGAAAAAATGCAAATATACCAGGTGTACAAATTGCTGCAAAAACAGGAACCACCCAGCTCCCCTTTGAAGATATTAATGGAACTAAGGATCAATGGATGGTCGGTTATACACCTAACTTAGTTGGTGCCGTTTGGATTGGATTTGACAAAATAGACCGTGAGCATTATTTACCCAGCAGCAGTACACGTAATATTGTGCCACTCTTCAAGGAAATGATGAAGGAGTCAATACCACATTTACCAAAAGAAAGCTTTAACGTTGTATCAACAAATGACCAGATCGCGGGTAATGGGGATGCGCAAACTAGAAAAGAAATGAAAGAACAAGCTGAGAAAATCAGCAAGGAACTAAGTGAAAATGCCGAAAAAATCGGAGAAACCATCAAAGAAAAAGCGCCAGTTTGGAAAGAGGGTTTAGATAAAGTCCTCTATTCAATTGGAAAAACTGTTAACTCCATTGTGGAAAAAGTAAAAGGATTGGGTGAGTAG
- a CDS encoding energy-coupling factor transporter ATPase — protein MAVIELNNLNFTYPDCSEPAIRNLSLTIEKGQFVVLFGASGSGKSTLLRLLKKEIQPHGALTGDIRINGCPVQDMIGLSKEIGFVFQDPENQVVADDVLHEIVFGLENSGLSTNEMRSRVAEMVHFFGAESLLHRKTHELSGGKKQQINLASVLLMQPDILLLDEPTAQLDPVSSREFLDMLKRLNEEFGMTIIIAEHRLEEVFTLADQIVMMEKGQILIDGEPQRVLRQIWDTPNQAFVPSIPTLFFSMDGNGNVPLMVKEGRNWMEGQSLHFNKVSKQKEGNSRSEWIRAKNIYFRYDRTNEFILKELNFSLGKGEFYALLGGNGSGKTTLLKSIAGLLTPENGKIFYNQKPYKSWKKGELTKKIGYLPQNPKLFFLQDTVEKELQATLKQWGIPNGGLVDELLSQLGISHILKSHPYDLSGGEVQKAALACLLVRKPEILLLDEPTKGLDPLSKENLAFILRKLNEEGVTILMSTHDVEFAAQHATKCGMMFHGSITSEEIPQLFFKGNFFYSTMIQRLFRHIPDSSMITVEEVLRLCEPVKS, from the coding sequence GTGGCGGTTATCGAATTAAACAACTTGAATTTTACTTATCCGGATTGTTCTGAACCAGCTATTCGAAACCTTTCGCTTACTATCGAAAAAGGGCAATTTGTTGTTCTTTTTGGTGCGTCAGGTTCGGGGAAGAGTACACTTCTCCGCTTATTAAAAAAAGAAATACAGCCGCATGGAGCACTAACCGGTGATATTCGGATAAATGGTTGTCCTGTTCAGGATATGATTGGGTTATCAAAAGAGATTGGCTTCGTTTTTCAAGATCCCGAAAACCAGGTAGTTGCCGATGATGTTCTTCATGAAATCGTTTTCGGTCTAGAAAATAGTGGTCTTTCCACGAATGAAATGCGAAGCCGTGTTGCTGAAATGGTTCACTTCTTTGGTGCCGAGTCCCTGTTACACCGGAAAACACACGAACTATCTGGCGGAAAAAAACAGCAAATTAATCTTGCTTCTGTTCTTTTAATGCAGCCTGATATTCTACTTCTAGATGAACCGACCGCCCAATTGGATCCAGTCAGTTCACGTGAATTTTTAGACATGCTTAAAAGATTGAATGAAGAATTTGGAATGACGATTATTATTGCGGAGCATCGGTTGGAGGAAGTATTCACCCTGGCAGATCAAATTGTCATGATGGAAAAAGGACAGATTTTGATTGACGGGGAACCACAGCGGGTTTTAAGACAAATTTGGGATACGCCTAATCAAGCATTTGTGCCTAGCATTCCTACGTTATTTTTTAGTATGGATGGAAACGGAAATGTCCCGTTAATGGTTAAAGAAGGAAGAAATTGGATGGAAGGACAATCTCTTCATTTTAACAAAGTTTCCAAGCAAAAAGAGGGAAACAGTAGAAGTGAATGGATTCGGGCAAAAAATATCTACTTCCGCTATGATCGGACAAATGAATTTATTTTGAAAGAACTTAACTTTTCCCTTGGCAAAGGAGAGTTTTATGCTTTGTTAGGCGGAAATGGTTCTGGAAAAACAACCTTGTTAAAGTCGATTGCGGGTTTGTTAACACCGGAGAATGGAAAAATATTTTACAATCAAAAACCATACAAGTCCTGGAAAAAAGGTGAGTTGACGAAAAAGATTGGCTATTTACCTCAAAATCCAAAGTTATTTTTCCTTCAGGATACCGTAGAAAAAGAATTACAAGCTACACTGAAGCAGTGGGGAATACCAAACGGCGGTTTAGTAGACGAGCTTTTAAGCCAACTTGGAATCTCTCATATACTAAAGAGCCATCCTTACGATTTGAGCGGTGGGGAAGTTCAAAAAGCGGCCCTTGCCTGTTTATTAGTAAGAAAACCGGAAATTCTTTTGCTTGATGAGCCGACTAAGGGACTGGATCCACTTTCAAAAGAAAATTTAGCTTTCATTCTTAGAAAGCTAAATGAAGAGGGTGTGACCATCCTAATGTCTACACATGACGTGGAATTCGCTGCCCAACATGCAACAAAATGCGGGATGATGTTCCATGGAAGCATAACTTCAGAGGAAATACCCCAGCTATTTTTTAAAGGAAATTTCTTTTATTCAACAATGATTCAAAGATTGTTTCGCCATATACCAGACTCCTCAATGATTACCGTAGAGGAGGTTCTCAGGCTATGCGAGCCAGTAAAGTCTTAG